Below is a window of bacterium DNA.
GAGATCGGACTCCTTCATCCTTTCGATGACAACGTCCCCGTTCATTCGACGGCCAGCGATTTGATCGGGAGATTTCAAAACACCTTTCTGCCCGGGTAGACGGCCTTCCCCCCCAATTCCTCTTCGATTCGCAACAGTTGATTGTACTTGGCCAACCGCTCGGAGCGCGAAAGGCTGCCCGTTTTGATCTGGCCGGCGTCACAACCGACCGCGATATCGGCGATGGTCGTGTCCTCCGTCTCGCCCGAACGATGCGAAATGACCGTGCGGTATCCGGCTTCCTTGGCGATCCGGATCGCCTCCAAGGTCTCGGACAGCGTCCCGATCTGGTTCACCTTGATCAGAATGGCGTTCCCGGCCTTGGCCTTGATGCCTTTCTTCAAACGTTCCGGGTTGGTCACGAAGAGGTCGTCTCCGACCAGCTGGACCTTGTCCCCCAAGGTGCGCGTGAGATTCGCCCACCCGACCCAGTCCTCCTCCGCCAAGCCGTCCTCGATGGAGACGATCGGATAATCGGCGCAGAGTTTCTGATAATAAAGAATGAGGTCGGTAACTTCCGTCTTTTTCCCCTCCTCCGTCGCCAACGCGTACTTGCCGTCCTTGAAGACCTCCGTGGACGCGACGTCCAGGGCGAAGAAGACGTCCGTTCCCAGCCGGTAGCCCGCCTTCCGGACCGCCTCCGTCAAGAGATCCAAGACCTCGCGGTTCGAGCCCAGCTGCGGGGCGAAGCCGCCCTCGTCGCCCACCGCGGTGGCGAGCTTTTTCGAGGCGAGGAGTTTCTTGAGGTGATGGAAGACTTCAGCTCCCATCCTGAGAGAGTTGCCGTAAGAATCGCCGCAAGGCGCCAGCATGAATTCCTGGATGTCGAGGGGGTTGTCGGCGTGCTTGCCGCCGTTGACGACGTTCATGAGCGGCACGGGGAGCGTGACCCCTGCGGAGCCGGACAGGTCGGCGACGTAGCGGTACAGCGGCTGCTTCTTCGCCTCCGCCGAGGCGCGCGCGTAGGCGAGCGACACGGCGAGGACGGCGTTGGCACCCAGATTTTCCTTGTTTGGCGTGCCATCCAGCTCCAAGAGGAGCGAATCGAGTTCCTTCTGCCTTCCCGCCGCGAACCCCTTGGCCTTGGCGGCGATGACGCCGACGTTCGCGACGGCCTTGCGGACGCCCTTGCCCAGGTAACGGCTCTCGTCGCCGTCACGAAGCTCGACGGCCTCGAAGGTGCCGGTCGAGGCCCCCGAAGGCACGGCCGCGCGGCCCGTTACGCCCGAGTCGAGGGTCACATCCGCCTCCACCGTGGGCCAACCCCGGGAATCGAGGACCTCGCGCGCCTTGATCGTCTGAATTTTCGCCACGATGAAAACCTCCCGCGATCCAATTCTTGTATTGAACTGTCTCATCACTGTCAACGTCGTGACATTCCCAAAGGTTTTTGATACCTTGCCCCGGAATGACGGACCTCTCTCCCCAGGATCTCGCCCTGCTCAAGCTCGTGCTCAAGGGCCGTTCGGTCATCGACAGCCACCGTCTGCTCTTCAAAAACGACGACGAGGTCCGGGATTTTTTGAAGGTGAACGAGTTCGACCTGGACCGCCCCAAGGACCTGGAGAGGCTTCGATCCATCCAGGCGGAGGCCGTCGCCTACCTCCAAAGGGAGCTGCAGTTCGGCATCGCCCCGGAGCTCCTCAAACCCTTCGAGGACGGCTCCGAGGTCCTCGTTCTTTTCAAGACGGCTTCCGATATCGTGAAGCGTGACCGCACGCTTCAGACCCAGGCCTGCGGCCTCCTCAAGACGATGAACATCGTCAACCACATCGACGGCCGTGAGCTGCTCTACAACTGCCCCATCAGCCTCCGCGACCTATTCAGCCTGGCGGAGGACAAGATCGAGCGGTCTCTCTCCTCGCTCAGTCTTTCGGACCCGTCCCTCCTCCGCTACAAAGGCGGCCGCAAGCCCAAGGAGAGCGTCATCACGAAGCTCCTCTGCAAGCGCGAGACCATCGCCGCCCAGGTCTACGACCGCGTCCGGTACCGCATCGTCACCCGCAAGCGGGAAGACATCATGACCGTCCTGCTGCATCTGTTTCACACCGTCCTCCCCTTCAACTACGTGATTCCCGGCGCCTCCGTGAACCAGCTTATCTCCTTGAAGGAGAAAAACCGCCTCGAGGCGCACTTCGGCAAACTCCGCAAGGTCCTCTCGGGCTCCGCCAAGTCGATGGAGTATTCCGGGAAGAACTACAAGGTCTGCAAGTTCGTCGTGGATATCCCCGTCCGGATGGACAACTTTCTCGCCCAGTCGGGCGGTTCGGTCTACCGGGAGAGTCTGGGCTCGATCGCCTACGTCCTGGTGGAGTTCCAGATCGTGGACGAGGCCGCGGAGGCCGGCAACAACACCGGCGAGAGCAGCCACGAGAACTACAAAAAGCGCCAGAAGCGCGGCGTTCTCCGGCGCCTGACGGGGAAATAAAAACATGCTCGAAGTCCTCATCGTCGCCTTCGGGGCCATCGGGGCCGGGTTCGCCCTCATCCTCCTCCTCGCCCTGGCGGACAAGCACGCTAAGAAAAAGCTGACCGTCGAGGACGGCGGACTCACGCAACGCGAGTTCGAAAAGGCCTGCGTGGAGGTCTTGGAGCGCATGAAGCTGACGATCGGCGAAATCGTCCGGACGGCGGACGACAACCTGGACATTCGCGCCCAAAATCCCGCCCCCGTCGTCGGCGGCGAGTTCTTCATCCGCTGCGTCTATTTGGAACCGGGCGGCGTCGTTCAAGCGGCGGAGATTCTGGAGGTCTCGAACGTCATCGTCCAGGACCGGCTTTCGAAGGGGCTTTTTTTCACCAACGCCTCCTTTGCCGCGGACATCCCCTCCCTCTCCGAACTCGCCCCCCTGGAATTCATCGACGGCGCCCGCCTCAAGGCGATGATGGCCGACTTGCCGATGGTCTAGCATCCCCGTCAAAAAACAACTTGTTTGGGTCGAATTTGACCCGTTCCTTGCCGCCCATTTCACCGGTTTTCGGCCCCGGTTAAAATTAATAAATTTTATAAATTAGCTACTTAGAGACCACCTCTCGAGCGCAGATTTGCTGGCACCCGGATTGCTCACAAGGAGGACATGAAATCAAATCCCTCCGCCCCGGGTGTCTGTCGAAACAACCTTCGCAAGCTTTTCCGGACCGGATTCTGGGTCGCCTTGGCGGCCTTTTTCATTCCGGCGGCGGCGGGGGCGGCCGTGATTACCGTCGACACGATGGTTCAGTGCGGCGGGGGCGCGGCGCCCGAACCGGTCAATTGCTGCAACTACCCGGTCGCGACCGGCGACGGCGACGCCCTCTGCTCCCTGGGCGAGGCAATCTGCGCGGCGGAAAACAACGCCCCCTTCGGCCCCTGCACCGCCGGAGACAGCGGGACGACCGACACCATTGTCCTGCCGGTCAACACGACGTTCGATTTCAAGCAGGTCGACAACCGCGAAGTCACCATCTCAAACGGAGAATGCAACTCCAACGGGCCCAATGCCCTGCCGGTGATCGACGAGGGCTTCATCACCATCCAAGGCAATGGTTCGATCCTGCAGAGGACCGGCGATACCTTCATGCGCCTGGCCGAGGTGCACCCCAGCGCCTCCGAGCTTTCCCTGAACGACCTCACCGTCCAATTCTTCAACCCGGGATGCGATCCGCGGGGCCCCTATTGCGGCGACGGCATCCCGCAACCGGATCAATGCAACGGCGGTCCCTGTGAGCAATGCGACGACGGGAATACCAACGACAAGGACGGCTGCAACAACAGCTGCCAGCTCACGGCGTGCGGCGACGGGAACCTCGATTCCGGCGAACAGTGCGACGACCCGAAGTGCTCGCTCAGCGGAGCCACTTGCAACATCTTCGACCCGGCTTCCTGCGGCACATCGGGAGGCGTCTGCCAACAATTGGACAACGACGGCTGCAACTCCGCCTGCCATTTCGAGGTGGGACCCGATTTTGAGCTTTGCGGCAACGGGGTCCTCGACTCCGGCGAAGGGTGCGACGGCGGCGGCCGATGCGTGGACCCCAACGGGAACGTCACGGAGAACGCGTGCACGAGCAATGCGGACTGCGGCGCGTCAACGGCGGGCTACACCTGCCAGCCTCAATCGGAGGACGGGGACAATTGCAGCTCCACCTGCCAGTTGGAGGGCTGCGGGAACGGCAAGGTCGAGGCGGGCGAGGCCTGCGATCCCGGAGGGGTTTGCGTCAACGCCGATGAGGCGCACAACGGGAAGAACTGCAACGACCTCAGCGATTGTTGCGAGGGCGCCCTTTGCGGCCGGCTCACTCAGTGCGCGCCCGCGAGCGACGGCGGCTGCAACGACCAATGCCAGTGGGAAACCTGCGAAGAGTGCTATTGCGGCGGCGCGATCCTGGTGGGCAATCCGGAAATCTTCGACGGAGGCGGGGGCGGCGACCCGTCGTTCCTGACACGGCTGGAGGTCGATTCCTGCATCCTGAGCGCCAACGCGGTCGAGACGACGATTCCCCCGGGCTTCAGGGGCAACTCGATCGGAGGCGCGGTCTGCGCGGGCATGAACACCTCGGTCCTCTCCACCGCCACCCGGTTCTCGAAAAACAAGGCCTCCACGGGGGGCGCCATCTTCCTCGGCCCCCTGGCCCACCTGGACGTCGACCACACCACCTTCAGCGGCAACCAGGCGAACGAGCTGAACTCGGACTTCAACGAAGGGCCCTTGGGGATCGGCGGCGCCATCGCCTCCTTTCTCGGGACGGTGAACGTCGATCAAAGCTCCTTCTTCGACAACCAGGCGTTCGAATGGGGCGGAGGCGCCCTGCTCCTCTGCGCGGACGCCACCTTCAACAACTCGAGCCTTTTCAATAACTCCGCGAGCGCAGGCGGCGCCGTCTTCTCGGTTTGGGACCAGTTCCTCTGCGTCCAGTTTTTGACGGATCTCTTCTGCGGAAATGGGGACAATCAGGGCGGCGCCCTCGGTTATTGCTCCGGAAATACGCAAATCCAATGCGATCCGAACGCCCAGCCCGATCAGTGCTCGCAAATCGACGGCGGAGGGACCTGCATCCCCATCGACAACGGCGGCGGGGGCAACGACTGCGGCCCCGAGATCGTCCTTCTTCTCGACTCCCTGGGCCTCATCGACCCGAACACCGTCGATTTCGTGAGCAGCACGATCACGCAAAACCGCGCCCTCGAGACCGGCGGCAAGAGCGTCAATCTCGGCGAGGGCGGCGGCCTCTGGAACAGCGGGAGCGACATGTCCGTCCGGGACACGATCCTCGCCGGCAATCTCTCGGATGTCAGCGGTCCGGACTGCAACGGAACCCTTGATTCCAACGATTTCAACCTGTTCGGGACGAGCGACGGCTGCGCCGTCGCTTACGAGACCAACGACCTTTATCCCGCGGGTTTGAGCCCGGTCTTGGATCCCGAACTGAAGCCCTGCGACGTGAGCGATACCAGCGCAGGCGCTCAATTCTGCGCCCCCGAATGCACCAGCCCGGCCCTTGACCAGGGCAGTCTGGACGGCAGCGCGGACGACCAGATCGGCACGCTTCGCTATTTCCTCGACGGAGCCCGCGACATCGGCGCCATCGAAACGAACTGCACCGCGTGCGGCAACGGAGTCGTGGAGCCTCCTTTTGAAAGTTGCGACGAGGGCGGGGTCTGCGACAACGGGGTCACCCCTTGCACGTCGGACTACGACTGCAACCTGGTCCTGGCCAAATTCTGCCTGCCCGTCCGCCATCCGGGGTGCAGCGAGCAGTGCATCCTCGAATCCTGCGGCAACGGACTCCTCGACAAGGACGAGGAGTGCGACGACGGGCAGCATTGTCTGGATGGGCCGCATAAGGGCGATCCTTGCACCAGCGTCACCCAATGCCGGGATGAAGTGAACGGCGTCGACTATGCCTGCTCCAGACGGAACAACGACGGCTGCAACAGCGCCTGCCTCAAGGAATTCTGCGGCGACGGCGTCGTGGACAATGCGACGGCCACCGTCGTCGGCGGCGTGACGATCCTGGTCCCCACCGAGGAATGCGACGACGGGAACGGCGTCGACAACGACTCCTGCGGCAACGATTGCAAGGAGAACTTCTGCGGCGACGGAGAAACGTTGTTCCCCGAACAATGCGATTTGGGCGGCCAGTGCGCGGGAGGCGTCAACGATGGCCTTCCGTGCAACACGATCTCCGGATGTCCGGGGGGCGGTATTTGCCAGCCCGTTCACAGCCCTGACTGCCAGTACTGCCAGATTCCGGGCGGCGGCGGCGAGACTCAGCCGACCTGCGGCGACGGGGTCGCCGACCCGAGCGAGGAATGCGACGACGGCAACCCTGTGAACGGCGACGGCTGCGACACCAACTGCACCAGGTCGAAATGCGGCAACGGCATCGTCGTCCCCTTGGACGTTAGCGGCAACACGGAAGAGTGCGACGACGGGAACACGGTGAGCAGCGACGGCTGTAGTTCGACCTGCCGGCTGGAATTGTGCGGTAACAGCGTCCTAGATCCGGGCGAGGAATGCGACACCGGCGGGTTCTGCTCCGGAAATAACACTTTGTGCGACAACAACAATGACTGCGCCGGCGCCGGATTCTGCGTAGCCCGGGACAACGACGGAGACGGATGCAGCGGCGACTGCAAGATCGAATTTTGTGGCGACGGCGAGACCAATAACGCGATCATCTCCCCGAATTGCGACTTCGACGCCTGCCCCCCCGTTCCGCAGGAAGAATGCGATGACGGGAATACCGATAGTCACGATCTGTGCACCAACCAGTGCCGGAGCGCCGTCTGCGGCGACGGGGTGACACAAGGCGTCGCCGGCGAGCAGTGCGACGACGGCGGTCTCTGCAACTCGATTCCGGGTTTCCCCTGCACGTCCAGCGCGGGATGCCAGGAGGACAATACCTGTACGGCCGCGGGAACGTGCTTGATCACCGGAGATTCGTGCTCGGCCGACGCCGACTGTCTGGTGAAGATCTCCTGCGAGCGTCAGAACGGTGACGGCTGCAACGACATCTGCCAGGTCGAGCACTGCGGCGACGGAACCCTCGACAAGGACGGCCGGGACAATCTCATTAACACTCCGGACGACGAGGAGTGCGACGACTCGAACAACATTACCGGCGACGGCTGCACGAGCGCGTGCAAGAAGGAATTCTGCGGCGATCATCTCGTCTCGCCCACCTTAGGCGAGGACTGCGACAATGGCGCGACCTGCGTGGGCGGCTCGAATGACGGCGCGGACTGCTCGGCCGGGCCCGAGGTCTGCCTGGGCGGCACCTGTAAGCACACCGACAGCAGCGATTGCACGAACTGCGACGACCCCTTGTGCGGAAACGGGACCATCGAGGCCGGGGAGGAATGCGACGCGGGCGCGGGCAACAGTTCCAGCCCCAATGCCGTCTGCCGGCCGGGCTGCGTGAATCCTCGCTGCGGGGACGGCATTCTCGATACGAATACGGAGGAATGCGATGACGGCGCCCAGGCCGACGGCGACGGGTGTTCGGACGAGTGCAAGATCGAGCTTCCCCCGCCCTTCTGCGGCGACGGGAACGTCGATCTGGACGAGCAGTGCGACGACGGCAACGTGAACCCCTACGACGACTGCACCATCTTCTGCACCTGGGCGGCTTGCGGGGACGGCCTCCTGCATCTCTCAAAAAATGATCCCCCCATCGACGGCAGCCAGGCGGACGGCCTCGAGGACTGCGACGACGGGAACATAGACGACCACGACTTCTGCACCAGCCAGTGCGAAAGCGCGGTCTGCGGCGACGGGGTGGTCTTCTCGGGCCACGAGGAATGCGACGACGGCGGGACCTGCGCCGGCGACGGCGTGCCGCCGATCTCCTGCGACAGCGACGCGGACTGCACGAACATCGATATCGGTCCCTGCAAGTACGTCTGCGACGGTCCGGGGGCGGCGGGCGCCGACTGCGGATCGGACAACGAGGCCATTTGCGACGCGATCGCCGACGGAGGCGACTGCGTGCCGATTGGCTGCACGGGCGACATGCTTCAGCTCTGCAACACGGACGATGACTGCCAGTTCCCGGCGGCCGGCGGCACCTGCGAGGTCCAGAGCGGCGACGGCTGCAGCGACACCTGCGAGAAGGAATTCTGCGGCGACGGCGTGATTCAGGCGGCGGCCGGTGAAGAATGCGACGACGGGGCCCAGTCGCCCGGGGACGGGTGCGACGAGAACTGCCAGCTCGAGTCCTGCGGGGACGGCATTAAACAGCCCAGCGAGGAATGCGACGACGGAAACCTGGTCGACAACGACGG
It encodes the following:
- the eno gene encoding phosphopyruvate hydratase — protein: MAKIQTIKAREVLDSRGWPTVEADVTLDSGVTGRAAVPSGASTGTFEAVELRDGDESRYLGKGVRKAVANVGVIAAKAKGFAAGRQKELDSLLLELDGTPNKENLGANAVLAVSLAYARASAEAKKQPLYRYVADLSGSAGVTLPVPLMNVVNGGKHADNPLDIQEFMLAPCGDSYGNSLRMGAEVFHHLKKLLASKKLATAVGDEGGFAPQLGSNREVLDLLTEAVRKAGYRLGTDVFFALDVASTEVFKDGKYALATEEGKKTEVTDLILYYQKLCADYPIVSIEDGLAEEDWVGWANLTRTLGDKVQLVGDDLFVTNPERLKKGIKAKAGNAILIKVNQIGTLSETLEAIRIAKEAGYRTVISHRSGETEDTTIADIAVGCDAGQIKTGSLSRSERLAKYNQLLRIEEELGGKAVYPGRKVF
- a CDS encoding TIGR04552 family protein; the encoded protein is MTDLSPQDLALLKLVLKGRSVIDSHRLLFKNDDEVRDFLKVNEFDLDRPKDLERLRSIQAEAVAYLQRELQFGIAPELLKPFEDGSEVLVLFKTASDIVKRDRTLQTQACGLLKTMNIVNHIDGRELLYNCPISLRDLFSLAEDKIERSLSSLSLSDPSLLRYKGGRKPKESVITKLLCKRETIAAQVYDRVRYRIVTRKREDIMTVLLHLFHTVLPFNYVIPGASVNQLISLKEKNRLEAHFGKLRKVLSGSAKSMEYSGKNYKVCKFVVDIPVRMDNFLAQSGGSVYRESLGSIAYVLVEFQIVDEAAEAGNNTGESSHENYKKRQKRGVLRRLTGK
- a CDS encoding restriction endonuclease; this translates as MLEVLIVAFGAIGAGFALILLLALADKHAKKKLTVEDGGLTQREFEKACVEVLERMKLTIGEIVRTADDNLDIRAQNPAPVVGGEFFIRCVYLEPGGVVQAAEILEVSNVIVQDRLSKGLFFTNASFAADIPSLSELAPLEFIDGARLKAMMADLPMV
- a CDS encoding DUF4215 domain-containing protein; this encodes MKSNPSAPGVCRNNLRKLFRTGFWVALAAFFIPAAAGAAVITVDTMVQCGGGAAPEPVNCCNYPVATGDGDALCSLGEAICAAENNAPFGPCTAGDSGTTDTIVLPVNTTFDFKQVDNREVTISNGECNSNGPNALPVIDEGFITIQGNGSILQRTGDTFMRLAEVHPSASELSLNDLTVQFFNPGCDPRGPYCGDGIPQPDQCNGGPCEQCDDGNTNDKDGCNNSCQLTACGDGNLDSGEQCDDPKCSLSGATCNIFDPASCGTSGGVCQQLDNDGCNSACHFEVGPDFELCGNGVLDSGEGCDGGGRCVDPNGNVTENACTSNADCGASTAGYTCQPQSEDGDNCSSTCQLEGCGNGKVEAGEACDPGGVCVNADEAHNGKNCNDLSDCCEGALCGRLTQCAPASDGGCNDQCQWETCEECYCGGAILVGNPEIFDGGGGGDPSFLTRLEVDSCILSANAVETTIPPGFRGNSIGGAVCAGMNTSVLSTATRFSKNKASTGGAIFLGPLAHLDVDHTTFSGNQANELNSDFNEGPLGIGGAIASFLGTVNVDQSSFFDNQAFEWGGGALLLCADATFNNSSLFNNSASAGGAVFSVWDQFLCVQFLTDLFCGNGDNQGGALGYCSGNTQIQCDPNAQPDQCSQIDGGGTCIPIDNGGGGNDCGPEIVLLLDSLGLIDPNTVDFVSSTITQNRALETGGKSVNLGEGGGLWNSGSDMSVRDTILAGNLSDVSGPDCNGTLDSNDFNLFGTSDGCAVAYETNDLYPAGLSPVLDPELKPCDVSDTSAGAQFCAPECTSPALDQGSLDGSADDQIGTLRYFLDGARDIGAIETNCTACGNGVVEPPFESCDEGGVCDNGVTPCTSDYDCNLVLAKFCLPVRHPGCSEQCILESCGNGLLDKDEECDDGQHCLDGPHKGDPCTSVTQCRDEVNGVDYACSRRNNDGCNSACLKEFCGDGVVDNATATVVGGVTILVPTEECDDGNGVDNDSCGNDCKENFCGDGETLFPEQCDLGGQCAGGVNDGLPCNTISGCPGGGICQPVHSPDCQYCQIPGGGGETQPTCGDGVADPSEECDDGNPVNGDGCDTNCTRSKCGNGIVVPLDVSGNTEECDDGNTVSSDGCSSTCRLELCGNSVLDPGEECDTGGFCSGNNTLCDNNNDCAGAGFCVARDNDGDGCSGDCKIEFCGDGETNNAIISPNCDFDACPPVPQEECDDGNTDSHDLCTNQCRSAVCGDGVTQGVAGEQCDDGGLCNSIPGFPCTSSAGCQEDNTCTAAGTCLITGDSCSADADCLVKISCERQNGDGCNDICQVEHCGDGTLDKDGRDNLINTPDDEECDDSNNITGDGCTSACKKEFCGDHLVSPTLGEDCDNGATCVGGSNDGADCSAGPEVCLGGTCKHTDSSDCTNCDDPLCGNGTIEAGEECDAGAGNSSSPNAVCRPGCVNPRCGDGILDTNTEECDDGAQADGDGCSDECKIELPPPFCGDGNVDLDEQCDDGNVNPYDDCTIFCTWAACGDGLLHLSKNDPPIDGSQADGLEDCDDGNIDDHDFCTSQCESAVCGDGVVFSGHEECDDGGTCAGDGVPPISCDSDADCTNIDIGPCKYVCDGPGAAGADCGSDNEAICDAIADGGDCVPIGCTGDMLQLCNTDDDCQFPAAGGTCEVQSGDGCSDTCEKEFCGDGVIQAAAGEECDDGAQSPGDGCDENCQLESCGDGIKQPSEECDDGNLVDNDGCNHLCREERCGDGVKQAPEQCDDGNQADNDGCSDKCRLENCGDGVVQPGEECDNGLSNSDTTPNACRTDCQDPGCGDTVIDSGEDCDDGNNNSLDGCNSTCKNERCGDGIIQAPLGEDCEPPGTASCDPLCHDIPPTCGDGNQDPGEECDDGDNLSNDGCSATCQLERCGDGVIQPGENCDDGNNAPGDGCSPACDDEFCGDGILTPAFGEECDDDDNNSGDGCDANCKLEACGDGVKQGSEGCDDGNNNAGDGCNGLCIPESCGNGVKDAGEQCDDGDLDNTDACTIYCERARCGDGINQGDNNLLITEECDDGNNNSGDGCSGTCKVEHFCGDGVPDEGEDCDDGNKDPNDDCKNDCTFNFCGDGIVLMHCDEIPIKGEVSAKAVLLCVPEDCDDGNGIDNDGCSDHCVEAECGDGVVQVQAGEECDPEEEGAEPLPDGCFCSEHCEVECADIPDPYCGDGVTNASEECDDGNNNNGDACTNNCTNAVCGDGIVGPGEECDDGDSDMDDGCLNDCTAATCGDGIVFAGVEQCDDGNLTDGDGCDADCFDEPVEIPGPVCGNGAVESGEECDDGNTANGDGCDSNCNDETEPSGAICGNGQVEGSEECDAGEIGEFVNSDAPNAVSGCRKDCTRVRCGDRIVDSSLGEVCDDGNTVVGDGCDAVCSFNDCPITLEALCGATDLKGLREDFGDEAVDKCLLISGGAGSDRCEGVTAFKTRSGCSLNAGPDRDAATSAMALLPFLILTLPLAPLALSRKRRRNER